Proteins co-encoded in one Medicago truncatula cultivar Jemalong A17 chromosome 8, MtrunA17r5.0-ANR, whole genome shotgun sequence genomic window:
- the LOC11406039 gene encoding protein TIFY 5A, with protein MRRNCSNLELCLFPLYDSGNHNNSNHHIGVEEESPMQNQQQPLTIFYDGKMCLTDVTEFQAKSILMLANKIKLQEKVKTPRGSEPTTPVQSGLSMKRSLQRFLQKRKNRVQEASPYLH; from the exons atGAGGAGGAATTGTAGTAACTTAGAACTCTGCCTTTTTCCTCTCTATGATTCTGGCAATCACAACAACAGCAACCACCACAT AGGGGTAGAAGAGGAAAGCCCAATGCAAAATCAGCAACAGCCGCTGACCATTTTCTATGATGGGAAGATGTGTCTTACTGATGTCACAGAGTTTCAG GCCAAATCGATCTTAATGCTtgcaaataaaattaagttgcAAGAAAAAGTGAAGACACCAAGAGGGTCAGAGCCAACAACACCAGTGCAGTCAGGCCTTTCAATGAAGAGATCTTTGCAACGGTTTCTACAGAAGAGAAAGAATAGGGTCCAAGAAGCATCTCCATACCTTCACTAG
- the LOC11407595 gene encoding eukaryotic translation initiation factor 3 subunit G, with product MAAAIQAEPAKLRWGELEEDDGEDLDFLLPPRQVIGPDENGIKRVIEYKFDDDGNKVKITTTTRTRKLANARLSKRAVERRSWPKFGDAVHEDVGARLTMVSTEEILLERPKPLGSNKEDPKTADPLSQFNKGAVLMVCRTCGKKGDHWTSRCPYKDLAQPPETFVDKPVATDAAPGASAGSAKGAYVPPSLRAGAERTTGSDMRRRNDENSVRVTNLSEDTREPDLLELFRPFGAVSRVYVAIDQKTGMSRGFGFVNFVSREDAQRAINKLNGYGYDNLILRVEWATPRTT from the exons ATGGCGGCGGCGATTCAGGCTGAACCGGCGAAGCTAAGGTGGGGAGAATTGGAGGAAGACGATGGCGAAGATCTGGATTTCCTGTTACCACCACGTCAGGTGATAGGTCCTGATGAAAATGGAATCAAAAGGGTTATTGAATACAAATTCGATGATGATGGTAATAAGGTTAAGATCACTACAACCACTCGCACCCGCAAACTTGCCAATGCGCGTCTCAGCAAACGCGCCGTTGAGCGCCGTTCCTGGCCTAAATTCGGAGACGCCGTTCATGAAGACGTCGGTGCCCGCCTCACTATGGTCTCCACCGAAGAGATCCTTCTCGAACGCCCCAAACCACTTG GTTCCAACAAGGAGGATCCAAAGACTGCTGACCCACTCTCTCAATTCAATAAAGGTGCTGTTCTTATGGTATGCAGGACCTGCGGGAAGAAGGGTGATCATTGGACTTCAAGGTGTCCATATAAGGATCTCGCACAGCCTCCTGAGACTTTTGTTGATAAACCTGTTGCGACAGATGCTGCTCCTGGGGCTTCAGCTGGCTCAGCAAAGGGTGCATATGTACCTCCTAGTCTGAGAGCTGGTGCCGAGAGGACTACTGGCTCTGACATGAGGCGGAGGAACGATGAGAATTCTGTTCGGGTAACCAACCTCTCTGAGGACACAAGGGAACCAGATTTGCTCGAGCTTTTCCGGCCTTTTGGTGCTGTCAGTAGGGTCTATGTTGCTATTGATCAAAAGACTGGCATGAGTAGGGGCTTTGGCTTTGTCAACTTTGTTAGCAGGGAAGATGCTCAGAGGGCTATCAACAAACTCAATGGATATGGCTACGATAATCTCATCCTAAGAGTTGAATGGGCCACCCCAAGAACAACCTAA